The following proteins are encoded in a genomic region of Rattus rattus isolate New Zealand chromosome 2, Rrattus_CSIRO_v1, whole genome shotgun sequence:
- the LOC116890965 gene encoding density-regulated protein, giving the protein MATDISESSGADTKNSAKLDADYPLRVLYCGVCSLPTEYCEYMPDVAKCRQWLEKNFPNEFAKLTVENSPKQETGISEGQGPVGEEEEKKKQKRGGRGQIKQKKKTVPQKVTIAKIPRAKKKYVTRVCGLATFEIDLKEAQRFFAQKFSCGASVTGEDEIIIQGDFTDDIIDVIQEKWPEVDDDSIEDLGEVKK; this is encoded by the coding sequence ATGGCTACTGACATTTCTGAATCCAGCGGGGCTGATACGAAGAACAGTGCCAAGCTAGATGCGGATTACCCTCTCCGAGTCCTTTATTGTGGAGTCTGCTCGTTACCAACAGAGTACTGTGAATATATGCCTGATGTTGCTAAATGTAGACAATGGCTAGAGAAgaattttccaaatgaatttgcaaaactTACTGTAGAAAATTCACCCAAACAAGAAACTGGAATTAGTGAAGGCCAAGGACCagtaggggaagaggaggagaagaaaaaacaaaaaagaggtgGAAGAGgtcaaataaaacagaagaagaagacagTACCACAGAAGGTCACAATAGCCAAAATCCCCAGAGCAAAGAAGAAATATGTGACGAGAGTGTGTGGCCTTGCAACTTTTGAAATTGATCTCAAAGAAGCACAAAGATTTTTTGCTCAAAAATTCTCCTGCGGTGCCTCAGTAACAGGGGAGGATGAGATCATCATTCAGGGAGACTTCACAGATGACATCATCGATGTCATTCAGGAAAAGTGGCCAGAGGTAGATGATGACAGCATTGAAGACCTTGGAGAGGTGAAGAAGTGA